Genomic segment of Chrysiogenes arsenatis DSM 11915:
TACGCCGACGAAACGGCAAGTGCTCATCAATAATGCCGTACCTGATTCACAATGGCGTTTTTCGCTGGAACATAAGTTGGTTGCGCAGTTGTCGCAAAACATGAATTTTGTTATGGATTTAAGCGTCCATGAATTTGTGGAAATGCACGCCGAAAGCCGCTTAATCGAAAACAAAGATGAAGTCATTCGCAAGATTATTCACGAAGCCAACGAACTCGCTGGCGAAAAATTCAGTGCCGATACCCCAGTGACTTCACTCAGCGGCGGGCAATCACGCGCACTGATGATCGCCGATACGGCCTTTCTCAGCCGTTCGCCGATTGTTCTGATTGACGAAATCGAAAATGCCGGTATTGATCGCCGCAAAGCACTCGACCTGCTCGTAAAAGGGGAGAAAATCGTGTTGATGGCCACGCACGACCCGATCTTGGCATTGATGGCCAGCCGCCGTTTAGTTATCCGCAATGGCGCAGTGTATAAGATTCTGGAAACCTCGCAGGCCGAAAAAGATAACCTCGTTGCCCTGTCTGCTCTCGATCAAAAAATCCTCCGCCTGCGGAATCGATTGCGTAGCGGCGAGACAATCGACAGAGTCGAGTAAGAGACATGTGACGTGAAATTTTTTATTTTATCGCCTCATATCGCTGATAATAGAGAGAGTTGTTTCGAGTAACGTATCCATTTCATTTTGGCAT
This window contains:
- a CDS encoding ATP-binding cassette domain-containing protein; translated protein: MKNATDILTQPLASLLEAAPYIPDFFDSYGMSLNLTAPTLADFLATLSEDAYEDAGTTPEALRETFIAFYQGMCAMNASNERVVESLTIIGGFSKSGEPENFELTLRPGDVVSIVGPTGSGKSRLLADIEWVAQKDTPTKRQVLINNAVPDSQWRFSLEHKLVAQLSQNMNFVMDLSVHEFVEMHAESRLIENKDEVIRKIIHEANELAGEKFSADTPVTSLSGGQSRALMIADTAFLSRSPIVLIDEIENAGIDRRKALDLLVKGEKIVLMATHDPILALMASRRLVIRNGAVYKILETSQAEKDNLVALSALDQKILRLRNRLRSGETIDRVE